GAAAAGTGGTTCACCTTATAGGTGGATTTTGAATTTGATGTCGAAGCAAAGTATGAATATTGAGTTTAAGTGCTCTAACCTCAGGTAACGGGCCTTTGCTGTCATCCCAGGTCAGCAGTTTGATGTAGGCAGTGTTTAGCACCAGTGACGGCCCTGGTAATGGTTTGCCACTCTGCCCAGAGTCGCTGCTCTTCTCTGCAGGTGGCATGATTTGAGTGGCCTCCTCTATTGAAGATTTGATCCACTCTGTTGTGTGCTCCAAAGCATCTGGAGAAGTTAACATAATGTCAAAGGTTAAGGTTAAAAATCCCTTTAAAACGACCCTTTTAAATCCCTTGTCCCTTTTGAATCTCAATGTGTATATCGTTTTTCAATATGGCGACCATGATTGCTTTCACTCTGAAGTGACCTTGAAAGGTGATACATCCCATTTGGAATCACAGTAGAGTATGTGTCTGTACACACGTAaaccattgttgttttggttgtcaagtaaTCACACCTGCAaccatttttattgtttacatggTATCATTtgtgtaatgtaaataaatgatcaCATATTTTCAATGACTTTTCTTTGTGAATGTTTTTGTGGACTCACTTGGAGTTCTTTCCAGAATGCTCTGGAATTTGGCTCTCTCGTATTCCACCGATTGTCTCTGAAGCTCCGGCCTGAAGCTCTGGATGGTAAAATTCACCATATCCATTTTCATCAGGTCCAGCACCCGGAAGATCTCCCTGTTACCACAAACGTCAGCAATTATAGCTCAAATGTTTTTCCTCAAAAGAATGTTTCTATTGGTTTAACTCTACTACTCTACTTTTGACTCTACTACTCTACTTTTTTAGAGATGTACACTGAAACAATagtcattggatttactaaacttTGGCAAATGATTGGTTGCAAAATTGATTTGGgcagaatttcattcattcactcattttcttttcggcttagtccctttactaatccggggtcgccacagcggaatgaaccaccaacttatccagcggatgcccttccagccgcaacccttctctgggaaacatccacacacactcattcacatacatacactacggacaatttagcctacccaattcacctatcccacatgtctttggactgtaggggaaaccgaagcacctgaaggaaacccacacgaacgcagggagaacatgcaaactccacactgaaacggcaactgacccagccgagactggaaacagtgaccttcttgctgtgaggcgacagcactacctactgtgccactgcgtcgcctgggctgaatttaaacaaacaaattaagttgaacattacgaaatttaaatgtttgtttaaattcaacccatgtcagtgcttcccacaggtttgagaTATACTtgcggattgaaacacacctttttcccacagcacataaatagtcaactatatgcgacaaagaaaccattatttgattttaacactatttttattattatctgttttaaacATTCTcgtttcaatgggttaaagttgaAAAATTCCTCTCTTTTatactattcaggagccatgtgcacccactgactgATAAAATCTGCTTCTCTGTCTCTCATTCAAgctcaggttgctttattggcatgatattttgtacagtattgccaaagcattttagatttataaaatatgtaatacattaccatcatcaaattaataaaatatacagcaaatgaaaaataaatgacagaaaaaagctataaaaacagacaaaatctaaaaaaaattataataattacaagaataagaCGTGTAGataatttaaataagacaaatgagttaattacccatttctaatggtgtacaaatattgtgcagccaatttagatgtcATTTTGTCCTCGCTGagtatttagtaaagtttttctgagtcgatTAGATAAAAGAATTAATTATCTAATGTCTCTCTCGCTCTCGCGGCTGTGCACATATAATTAATGACAGcttagaaaatgaaagtaaaaccaaATCCCGGACATTTAAGTAGATTTAGACACCCTGGGTTGACACCCACTACTGAcagttctcacacacacagaacgAGCAGTATGAAATGGGTAAagaagagaagattttccactacctGATCAATCGcagatgtttgtttatattgggtggatacaaaaagtgtaaaaggatgataatagtaAAAGAAAATGTGTCTCAAAATATACTTGAGGTGGCCGTTGATGTACCTGGGCGGCCTGCCTaaataaagtctatgtgtgggaagcactgcatataaattgcttgcaaccCATATAAAAGTGTGCACTCAATGCCCATAACACTCACACTAACAATACATAAACATTTAATCTCagtttgtggttttgttttgtgctttgttttgtacTCCATGTTAAACCTGCTCGGTGTACTTTGTCTTTGTTAAAAAAGCAATACTCCACTATTGGTTATCACACCAACCGTCAGCCTCAAAAATAGAAATGTGGGCCATTCTACAAGGAATAACATACTTGAACAGTGTTACACAGTCGCCCGAGTTCTCTTTCAGCTTCTTGATTTCATCGTCTCGGACCGGCGCGCAGAACTTGCCCATGGTGTTGATGATGTAAGACACGAGGCCCTGGATATCAACCGCATTGTTGTCAGCCTGTTGGCGGATCAGGTCCATGTCCAGAACCTCCATGATCTGAGTGCGTAGACGATTTGCCCCGGGATTCAGGAAAGACAGCAGAGTCTTTGATGGTAACAGAAGAAGATCAGTGTTATTTGATTGACAGATTCCGCGTATGGGTCGTCAAAATTCAGAGCATAAGTCGACGTACTTGGCCACGTCCTGACTTGAATGTTTCTTGCTATTGTATCAGAGTAAATGTGTTACTTACATCTCTGATCTCTTCCAGAAGCTTAATCGCATAGTCGTACTCAGGAGGGTCATCGTTTAGCTCCGATTCAAGACAATCCCAGAAGGCCTTGTGCACCATATCCTTGACTCGCTTCTCCAGGCTTGAGGAATAAATAAGGGTTTggaattcattgttttatttgtattatttatacattacagtatatacagtcagaattattagccctcatgaattattagccccccatttataTCTTTcccaaatttttgtttaatggaaagattttttcaacacatttctaaacataataggatTTAAAAAcgaatttcttttatctttgccatgatgacaatacataatattttactagatattagtattcatcttaaagtgacatttaaaggcttaactaggttaagtaggcaggttagggtaattaggcatgtgaCTGTATAaaagtagtttgttctgtagattatcgagaaaaaaattgcttaagggggctaataatttttaccttaatatggtttttaaaacaattaaaaactgcttttattctagccaaaataaaacaaataagactttctccagaagaaaaaatattataggaaatactgtgaaaatttccttgttctgttaaacatcctttgggagatatttgaaaaacaaaataaaactcacaggagagctaatcattttgaatTCAACGGTATATtgacctttagaaatattatttgcatatttataattaaatgtgtgaacgttcattttttaaatcactgCATAAACAGGTTATAAATGGCTGCCAAGAGATTTGGAGGATGAAGATGGTTATTCTGGAAGAGTTCTGTACCTGTTTTGAGGTAGATCTGGAGGCTCCAGGTGGAAGTTTCGGTTGACTACAATCTCATGAGCCAGACTCAAATTAGAAAGGTCCCGGGCCGAGGCCATAACCTCATCAAGTGTTAGGATTTTTGGTGGGCTGCCTGAAGACAGAGTGGTGGATAGAATAAATAATGACCTAAAACTAAATTCTTAAAATCAATATTGATAAATAAGGTcaaattttacaataaggtttcattggttaatgtatttaccaacacAAACTAAGTATGAATGATACTTGTACAGCTCATGAATGATACTTgtacagttcaacatttactaatgcattattaaaatactaattcATGCTTGTTACCATTAGCTATTGCACAATGATTTAACATGAGCTaccactgtattttcattaactaacggtaactaacatgaacaatatgCACATGCACAATATTAGCTtttaatacctctcttgcacaatatcctgcacaacattgtttaGTCTCACGTAAAAATACTTGTATggcctgtcttatgtgtatagtattttattttgtagtatatgttagttatgcataggtttttaaaatagctcttatgtccaatgttgtgtttgtatttatgattatgattgtagcaccgttgtcctgtgagacccgacatttcgttcctctgtccacacatgtagcggaacgACAATAAAGCTTGACTCGACTTActtgaacaaatactgtaataaatgtattttttattgtttgttcatgttagtagatCCATTACTAACATTAATGAATATAAGCTTACTGTAAAGCGTTACCTTATATAAGgtaataaaatcatattttgataaaaaaaagtgaaccattcatttcagctGCCTAATATTCAAACAATTTGTGAAAAAATTACTATACAGAGAAAATAATTcactaataaaataaagagaaaaaaacaatgcTACTAATGTTTAgctaaacttaaaataataataacaataataataataataataataagaagaagaagaatcccTCATTGATGctaagatatataaaaataattggtaacactttagtttgggtCACAATTCAGTATTAACAAACCACTTTCAAACACTCCTAgcttaataaatgactaattagctgtttattaatagatagtaaggtagaagttgagtttaggttttgggtaggatcggggatgcagaataagattatattttataactactaatgaagaGTTAATAACTAGTTTATAACAGTAGTTAATAACATGAATTGTGAGCTAAACTAAAGCGTTATCAAATagttgcactgaaaaaaatgattcattgaatttacttttttttttttaagtaagcgtttgtttttaaattgaaatgggtttaatttaaataaattaatttagtactgttcaacttaatttgaggTTTATGGGAATTCagttcatataaattgtttgcaactacttaccttaaaaataGTAAATCTAGTGAatcattttgtaatatttaagacaatatttaaatttagttAATATTTAGCTTAATTATTAAATCACTaaaaccagggatgggcaaaaatacattgaaatgtattttaaaataaaataccaaatgccTCATTTTTACATGCGTCAAAATAagctacaaaatacagcagccacaacaaatatcaaaataaaatattgtattttgtattttgaatataCTACAAATGACTTTTTCAAGGGAGCttgacatttctttgcaaacctCCTATCAATACGCCTATTGGATGAATCCCTTTactattaaactgacttagtgagttaaacaatgtttgacagcaatagcatttctctgagcaagttttaagtcagcttctctgccCACTCATTCATCTCTACTCCTGTACATGACGAGGTATTCATAAACTTTTGTTTCCCTTTCATTTTAGTGTAAATTTTGTACagatttcatacagaaagtcctgtcttgaagaagCAAATCActgtaatgcagataatgagttggaatatagCACTATATCTCTTCCTTGTGTTTCCATCCATTGGCTGGCCAGTAAAATTTACATCATCTCTTAACAATCTTATATTTTCAAAGGGTGATAAATGAAgaggttattttaatttttgcaatTAAAATCTTCAAAACTGATACtaaatttctgaaaactactaaagttttagtaatttccataaatcatgtttttagcAACTAtactcttcaatgcacaacataaaacatgatatctctaaaaaaaaaaaattagttatcTGCGTTTGCAAATTAACTTTTCATATATATCCTGCCGCTGCCATGTAATTTGGAGTCTGGAGTTTTTGAGATTGACAATGTTCTGAAGCTCCTCATCATGTTCTTAAGGACTGATATTTTAatccatctcatttcttaagcaaagatgctgatgccgAA
This region of Danio aesculapii chromosome 4, fDanAes4.1, whole genome shotgun sequence genomic DNA includes:
- the tcp11l2 gene encoding T-complex protein 11-like protein 2, producing the protein MPLNDERPTSTSSSTVASEDQSSDTESSERCDSLTSSSDVDCSRQSFTSDSSSKHNSPSCSPPKILTLDEVMASARDLSNLSLAHEIVVNRNFHLEPPDLPQNSLEKRVKDMVHKAFWDCLESELNDDPPEYDYAIKLLEEIRDTLLSFLNPGANRLRTQIMEVLDMDLIRQQADNNAVDIQGLVSYIINTMGKFCAPVRDDEIKKLKENSGDCVTLFKEIFRVLDLMKMDMVNFTIQSFRPELQRQSVEYERAKFQSILERTPNALEHTTEWIKSSIEEATQIMPPAEKSSDSGQSGKPLPGPSLVLNTAYIKLLTWDDSKGPLPETVMTDEARLQEMQRSLQLYQTVASVLLIVYSSIGGAMSGLPALAERLKKMTVVLLEGMHNVEFRLNEALGSVSVQICCEVNKSLAERNFPPLPDELQATLKGQICDVTQENNPVRTLVEGRVQQYLWMVLSSSSSHRTPLPVPPGLTLIQQELMPLSLSFVNLVNFNKKVYGPFYFSILKNLLFSDTQIHIPPGPPSSPLKSK